The genomic segment ACCATTTCCGCCGCAACAACGAGTTTGATAAAGCGATAGGGATCTACGAGCAGATTCTCAATGAAGATAATACCGACGCTGAAGCATATTGGTCGCTGGTGTTGTGCCGCTATGGTATTGAATATGTAGAGGATCCTTCGTCTCATAACCGGATTCCCACCATAAACAGAGCACAATTCACTTCTGTTTTTGACGATGATAACTATAAATCCGCCTTGCAGTACGCGGACGGCTATCAACGCCATATCTATGAGCAAGAAGCAAAGACCATTAACGAGATTCAAAAGGGCATTCTTGCCATTTCTCAAAAGGAAGCGCCTTTTGATGTGTTTATCTGCTATAAGGAAACGGATCGTAACGGGCAGCGCACTCCTGATAGTGTATTAGCAAACGATTTGTATCACCAGCTTGCACAAGAAGGATTTAAAGTGTTCTTTGCCCGCATCACCTTGGAGGATCAGCTTGGCTCTGCATACGAGCCATATATCTTTGCGGCTCTAAACAGCGCAAAAGTCATGGTTGTCCTCGGCACAAAGCCGGAATTTTTCCAATCCGCGTGGGTCCGCAATGAATGGAGCCGCTATCTCGCGCTTATTAAGCAGGGGCAGAGGAAAACGCTCATTCCCGCATATAAGGATATGGATCCCTACGATTTGCCAGAAGAATTTTCCCACCTGCAGGCACAGGATATGTCTAAGCTCGGCTTTATGCAAGATTTGATTCGCGGCATTAAGAAAATTGTCCAGGCGGATGAGCCCAAAACAGAAAGTGCGAAAGAAAATCTAGAAAGCGGTGGAAATACCAATATTGCTCCTTTGCTCAAACGTGTGTTTATGTTTCTTGAGGATGGAGATTTTGACAGCGCTGATGAGTATTGTGAAAAAGTTCTGGATATCGAACCTGAAAATGCGCAGGCATATCTTGGAAAGCTGATGGCCGAGCTGTGGGTCAGAAAGCAAGAGAACCTGAAGGATTGTGCTGAGCCTTTTGACAGCAGCAATAACTATCAAAAAGTGCTGCGCTTTGGCGATGAAGAATTAATAACAGAGCTGATGGGCTGCATAGAACATATCAACATCCGCAATGAAAATGCTCGCTTGGTCGGAATTTATACCCGCGCGCAAAGCTCGATGTCTGCTGCGAGAACAGAGAGAGAATATAAAGAAGCCGCACGCCTGTTTGAACTGATCAGCGATTACGAGGACTCCGCTGCTCTGGCAGAGGGTTGCCGCGATAAGGCAGAAGCCGCAAGAAAAGATGCCATTCTTGCAGAGGCGAGGCTAAAAGCGACGGGCGAAGCTATATCTCATTATGAATCTGCAATTAAGCTCCTAGAATCTATTTCTGGATGGAAGGATGCGGATGAGCAGATCTGCGTTTGCAAAGAAAAGATAGAAGAAATCAAGGCAAAGGCTGAGGCAGAGCGCATGGAGCGTAGGCGACAGGCCGAGCTTGTCCGTGCAGAAGAGGAAAAAATCCATACAAGCAAAAAGTGGATTTCAATTATAACGGTGTCTATTGTGTGCATAACGATTGTGCTTCTCGTCGTTTTGGATGC from the Christensenellaceae bacterium 44-20 genome contains:
- a CDS encoding DUF6273 domain-containing protein, with the translated sequence MALFRCKMCGGALEINNHETVATCEYCGTQQTLPKLDNDRKVNLYDRANHFRRNNEFDKAIGIYEQILNEDNTDAEAYWSLVLCRYGIEYVEDPSSHNRIPTINRAQFTSVFDDDNYKSALQYADGYQRHIYEQEAKTINEIQKGILAISQKEAPFDVFICYKETDRNGQRTPDSVLANDLYHQLAQEGFKVFFARITLEDQLGSAYEPYIFAALNSAKVMVVLGTKPEFFQSAWVRNEWSRYLALIKQGQRKTLIPAYKDMDPYDLPEEFSHLQAQDMSKLGFMQDLIRGIKKIVQADEPKTESAKENLESGGNTNIAPLLKRVFMFLEDGDFDSADEYCEKVLDIEPENAQAYLGKLMAELWVRKQENLKDCAEPFDSSNNYQKVLRFGDEELITELMGCIEHINIRNENARLVGIYTRAQSSMSAARTEREYKEAARLFELISDYEDSAALAEGCRDKAEAARKDAILAEARLKATGEAISHYESAIKLLESISGWKDADEQICVCKEKIEEIKAKAEAERMERRRQAELVRAEEEKIHTSKKWISIITVSIVCITIVLLVVLDAVINSNKYNDAVALMDAGNLDEAYEIFKELGHYKDSKDKASDIRLVKAREALKRTKVGDYIKFGTYEQDNETSNGEEDIEWLVLEVKDGKALLISRYALDYRSYYIYRKDVSWENFPLREWLNESFLNAAFSDDEKAKILTVTVYPDKESAGNETQDKIFLLSYAEADRYFSSNSERRCKPTDYAVEKGAYVKESTGNCRWWLRTNGAKPGYAAYIDERGEDFLSNVNADSSAIRPAMWVEVNP